A portion of the Burkholderiales bacterium genome contains these proteins:
- a CDS encoding AbrB/MazE/SpoVT family DNA-binding domain-containing protein — translation MTRISAWGNSHGVRLPRDVLEEAGIPPNADVTIRAESGRILIEPVKRKPTLDELLARIEPGAATREVDFGPPIGREVL, via the coding sequence ATGACCAGAATCTCCGCTTGGGGCAACAGCCATGGCGTCCGCCTGCCGCGCGACGTGCTCGAGGAGGCCGGCATTCCCCCGAATGCCGACGTGACTATCCGCGCGGAATCGGGCCGGATCCTGATCGAGCCCGTCAAGCGCAAGCCGACGCTCGACGAGCTCCTCGCCCGTATCGAGCCGGGCGCAGCGACCCGGGAAGTCGACTTCGGTCCGCCGATCGGGCGCGAGGTGCTGTGA